One genomic window of Gemmatimonadota bacterium includes the following:
- a CDS encoding copper resistance protein B, which yields DLFVTQRVILQPRLEANAALQRMEQFGVGSGLNDLDLGFRLRYEVKREFAPYIGARWAQKIGGTASTARMRRRHRIRCIRRWAADVVLARSLWPQRSGFPTEGLWNHPRHQSNR from the coding sequence TGACCTGTTCGTCACCCAACGGGTGATCCTCCAGCCTCGACTCGAAGCGAATGCCGCGTTGCAACGCATGGAACAATTCGGCGTCGGGTCCGGGTTGAATGATCTCGATCTCGGCTTCCGCCTGCGCTATGAAGTGAAACGTGAGTTCGCCCCATACATTGGCGCGCGATGGGCACAGAAGATCGGTGGCACCGCCTCCACGGCACGGATGCGGAGACGCCACAGGATCCGTTGCATTCGTCGGTGGGCTGCGGATGTGGTTCTAGCTCGGAGTTTGTGGCCACAGCGAAGTGGCTTTCCTACGGAGGGTTTGTGGAATCACCCCAGGCATCAGAGCAATCGATAG